The sequence below is a genomic window from Polyangiaceae bacterium.
GCTGCACCAACTCCCGAGGCGGGGCAGCAGAACGCGCTGGAGCTCGCTCAAGACTCGCCGTACCGCAAGAACCCGGCGTTGCGCGCCAAGCTCTCGCAGAGCCCTCATAAATATTTCCGCGCAATTAATTCAGAGTTCGCCATCGAGGTCTGCAAGCGCTTCTCTCGGGTTCGGGCGACGCTGCCCATCGTGAATTTGCACGGGGACGCCCACGTGGAACAGCTGGCGATCACCGACGAAGGCGCGGGGCTCTCGGACTTCGATTATTCCGTCTCCGGGCCACCGGTGATCGATCTGGTGCGTTTCGGGACGTCACTAGCGCTCGCTGCGAAGCAGCGCGGCTGGCCCAGTGAACCCCTCGTGAGGGCGTTCCTGGACGCCTACGCGACCGATCCTCCACCCGCCAGCGATCAACCGCCTTCAGCGCTCCTGCGCCTCCGCTCCAGCTTCCGAGAGGACCGTGGGGACTTCTTAAACCAGGCGGAAAAGCTGATGACCACCGAACTCCCACCGCGCTACGCAAGCGAAGCGCGCGCGGGCTGGCAGCGCTACGTCGCGCTCGTGCTGCAACTCGACCCAAGCCGAAGCGCGGACTTCTTCCGCGTCAAGCGGCGTGGGATCCCCACGAACTTCGGCCTGGGTAGCGCGACCACCGCGCGCATTCTGTACCGCATCGAGGGTCCCACCAGCAGCCCCAACGACGACGTGATCCTGGAAGCCAAAGAGATGCGGAGCGTCCCCGACAATCCATGCATCGAAGGCCGAGGCGGCTTACCCGTGCGCATCATCCTCAATGCAACACGCCTCGGGGCGAAGGCAGATCCGTTCCTGGCGATCGTGCCGAGGGAT
It includes:
- a CDS encoding DUF2252 family protein; amino-acid sequence: MGRPSAARRLVRGTLQAMRHGLLALLLTGCCATHAVPPNAKCPSEPSAPAAPTPEAGQQNALELAQDSPYRKNPALRAKLSQSPHKYFRAINSEFAIEVCKRFSRVRATLPIVNLHGDAHVEQLAITDEGAGLSDFDYSVSGPPVIDLVRFGTSLALAAKQRGWPSEPLVRAFLDAYATDPPPASDQPPSALLRLRSSFREDRGDFLNQAEKLMTTELPPRYASEARAGWQRYVALVLQLDPSRSADFFRVKRRGIPTNFGLGSATTARILYRIEGPTSSPNDDVILEAKEMRSVPDNPCIEGRGGLPVRIILNATRLGAKADPFLAIVPRDASEDVDDPPWWIQSWWAHYAEIDIQRSLESETELRELASFAAAQLTLGHTGFLPAPYDRQLRVLLKDMLNEHRELILDAIHSLTQSTLDAYAKFKQ